In Physeter macrocephalus isolate SW-GA chromosome 2, ASM283717v5, whole genome shotgun sequence, a single window of DNA contains:
- the LOC102985730 gene encoding STE20-related kinase adapter protein beta has product IFHLFSIFLNLQDCFCTSRTRVESLRPEKHSETSTHQNLVDEPTLSLLPPSTRASEVICSTSVSHYELQVEIGRGFDNLTSVHLARHTPTGTLVTVKITNLENCTEERLKALQKAVILSHFFRHPNITTYWTVFTVGSWLWVISPFMAYGSASQLLRTYFPEGMSETLIRNILFGAVRGLNYLHQNGCIHRSIKASHILISGDGLVTLSGLSHLHSLVKHGQKHRAVYDFPQFSTSVQPWLSPELLRQDLHGYNVKSDIYSVGITACELASGQVPFQDMHRTQMLLQKLKGPPYSPLEV; this is encoded by the exons atttttcacttatttagtATATTTCTGAATTTACAGGATTGTTTCTGTACTTCACGAACACGAGTTGAATCACTCAGACCTGAAAAACACTCTGAAACCAGTACCCATCAAAACTTG gTTGATGAGCCAACCCTTTCCTTGTTGCCTCCATCCACTAGAGCCAGTGAAGTGATCTGTTCCACTAGCGTTTCTCACTATGAACTCCAAGTGGAAATAG GAAGAGGATTTGACAACTTGACTTCTGTCCATCTTGCACGGCATACTCCTACAGGAACACTGGtcactgtaaaaattacaaatctGGAAAACTGCACTGAAGAACGCCTGAAAGCTTTACAG AAAGCAGTGATTCTATCCCACTTTTTCCGGCATCCCAATATTACAACTTACTGGACTGTTTTCACTGTTGGCAGCTGGCTTTgggttatttctccttttatggcctATG GTTCAGCAAGTCAACTCTTGAGGACTTACTTTCCTGAAGGAATGAGTGAAACTTTAATAAGAAACATTCTCTTTGGAGCAGTGAGAGGGTTGAACTATCTGCATCAAAATGGCTGTATTCACAg GAGTATTAAAGCCAGCCATATCCTCATTTCTGGTGATGGCCTAGTGACCCTCTCTGGCCTGTCCCATCTGCATAGTTTGGTTAAGCACGGACAGAAGCATAGGGCTGTGTATGATTTCCCACAGTTCAGCACATCAGTGCAGCCGTGGCTGAGTCCAGAACTACTGAGACAG GATTTACATGGATATAATGTAAAGTCAGATATTTACAGTGTTGGGATTACAGCATGTGAATTGGCCAGTGGGCAGGTACCTTTCCAGGACATGCACAGGACTCAG atgtTGTTACAGAAACTGAAAGGCCCTCCTTATAGCCCATTGGAAGTT
- the LOC129392676 gene encoding STE20-related kinase adapter protein beta-like, translating to MHRTQMLLQKLKGPPYSPLDISIFPQSESRMKNSRSGVDSGIGESVHVSSGTRTVNSDRLQTPPSKTFSPAFLSLVQLCLQQDPEKR from the exons ATGCACAGGACTCAG atgtTGTTACAGAAACTGAAAGGCCCTCCTTATAGCCCATTGGATATCAGTATTTTCCCTCAGTCAGAATCCAGAATGAAAAATTCCCGATCAGGTGTAGACTCTGGGATTGGAGAAAGTGTACATGTCTCCAGTGGAACTCGCACAGTAAATAGTGACAGATTGCAAACACCGCCCTCAAAAACattctctcctgccttccttaGCTTGGTACAGCTCTGTTTGCAGCAAGATCCTGAGAAAAGGTAA